The sequence below is a genomic window from Massilia oculi.
CGTCTCCCTCATTGGTCCGGTTTTTTCGCTTGTACGCATTGGAGCCGCGGGGGTTAGTCATTGTTACCTCCAATACGTTGTTTGGCTCGATAGGAGATCTTGCCAGCCCGCGCTTTTTCCTCAACCGTCACCACCTTTAGGTAAATATCTCGGGTGGTTTCCACGCTGGAGTGCCCCAGCAGTTCTTTAATTAGCAGCCATGGCTCGAGGTTCCCGTTGCCCACTTCATCGAAGTACTTCGTCACCGCGAAGGTGTGACGCAAATCGTGGTAGCAGTGCGCTGCGGCGCGACGAAGTACGCTCACTTTTGTCTCGCCCCCATCGTTGTCCTCTAGGGCATGAATTTCCTGCACAGTTTTCATCACGCCAGCGGCTTTGCATGCCTGACGGAAGGCATGGGACAGGGATGTTGGCTGTATAGCATTCCCCGCATACTGCACGGGATAGGCGTGGTTCACGAAGAGAGAGTTGGGCTCCTTGTACTTCTTGCCATGGTTGGCTGAATAAGCCTTGCCAGCCGAAACGGCTGCTTTCCGCTCTCCGTCAATGTAGCGGACCAACTCCGGAATGAGGTAGCACGGTATCAGGACGTTGCGAGGTTTGAGTCTTTTTGTTTTAGTGATGTACAACTTGAGGCAGCCATACTCCCTGTCCTCTTCGCTCAAGAGCAAATAATCCGTGTTGAGCTTGAGGATATGATGCACTGTCAGGCTGGCCGCCTCATCTACCCGCAAGCCGGTAGTCAAGGCAAGTTCGCAGGCAAGCCGGTCGCGAGACGAGCGAAGATTTTCTTCTGACTCGCTTGGCAGAAGTCCCAGTTCGCGCTGAATTGCGCGCCATTCGGCCGTGTTAAGGGGATGGACGACTCCTGTCTCGCCAATTTCTTCCGCATAAGGGGAAACTTCGTGCGTGGTGTCGCGACCAGCGCGCAAGTGCACCATGGCATCCCTGTCGGCTGGCCTGATGCGTCCTTTTTTGAACTCCGAGGTTTTCAAGAACGCGCCGACATACCAGTTCTGCTTTTGGGCCTCCTTATAGAAATTCTCAACGGTGCTTTGCCGACGCCGAATCGTGGAATGAGACAGGTATCGCCTGGTATGAGGACTCACGGCGTCCTGAAGCGCGTCGCGGTAGTCGATGTAGTCGTCTTCTGTGGCGGCGTCCCAGGCTTTGCCTACCTTACCGTTTTCATCACTTTCGTCTTCGCAAACCTCGAGAAAAGCGAACCAATCACGCAAGTCATAAGCGTACGCCTCAGCCGTATTTTTTTTCCAGCCGCGGCGGCCTTTACCCCTGACGAACTTCTCATGGAGATACAGCAGCACATGCTCTTGGATCTCGATGCTTTCGTCGCTCTCTACCACTAGAAACGGAAAGCCTTCAGGCAAGGCAAACTTGAAGAGCGGGTCGTCCTTCGGTAGTTCGTTAGCCTTCCAGAGAGTGATCATTTTGCCCCCGCGACCCCATCAATGTAGATGAACACGTTGATGGAAGAGAAGGTGCTCTGCACAAGAGTTTAGAGCGATTGGTGAACAAAGTTTCAGCTCTTCGATATCAACATTCGAAGACTGTTAAAGTAATGGCACTATCTGCACAATACAGGCTTTTCTGGCTGTAGAAGGAGAAAAAATTGCGACATTGGAGCAAGAGCAGCTGAACACTTTTCATCGCTCATAAATCCGCGCAACCAGTTCTGGCGCCTCCTGGCGGCGCTGACCAATGAGGACATGCTGGCGGTCCCCTACGCCACCCGCATCGACCTGCTGCGCAAGCACCATATCGGCCTGTGGGATGTGCTCGGGGAGTGCGAGCGGCAGGGAAGCCTCGATTCCGCGATCCGCAAGCCGGCCGCCAATGACTTCGAACGGCTGCGCCATCGATGCCCCGAACTGGCGGTCGTCGGCTTCAATGGCCAGGCTGCCGGAAAATTCGCCCCGCAATTCGCTGCGCAGGGCTACAGGACGGTGGTCCTGCCGTCGTCATCGCCGGCCCACGCCGCCCTGTCCTTCGAAAGCAAGCTCCCGCACTGGCAGCAGCTGCTGCGGCACGCCTAGCCGGCGGCCGTGCGCCTTTCACGCTGGCGCCTGGTCTTGCGACTCGACCAGGGCGCGGATGCGCGACGCCAGCGCCTGCATGTCGAATGGCTTGGTCACCACCTGCATGCCGGCCATCAGGTGGCCGTTGCCGACCGCGGCGTTTTCGGCGTAGCCGGTGATGAACAACACCTTCAGGTCCGGCCTTGTCTGCCGGCCGGCGTCGGCCATCTGGCGGCCGTTGAGGCCGCCTGGTAGGCCCACGTCCGACACCAGCAGGTCGATCGGCACGTCCGATTGCAGGATCTTCAACCCGGTTGCGCTGTCGCCGGCTTCGAGGGCGGTATAGCCCAGGTCGACGATCGTCTCCGCGACCAGCATGCGGATCATCGGCTCGTCGTCGACGATCAGCACATGGCGATGCGTCGCCACCGCCGCGGGCGGGAGCGCGGCGGTTTTTTCTTGCTCGGTCGAGACTTCACCGACATGCCGGGGAAGATAAATGGAGACGGTCGTGCCCGCACCGGGCGCGGAGCTGATATGCACCTGTCCGCCAGACTGCTTGGCGAATCCATACACCATGGACAGGCCCAGCCCCGTACCTTCGCCGACGGGCTTGGTGGTGAAGAACGGTTCGAACGCCTTGTCGAGAATGTCCGGCGCCATGCCCACGCCCGCGTCGCTTACCTGGAGGGCCAGATATGCGCCTGGAGGGATATCGTGCAGCTGGGCAGCGCGCTCGTCCAGCCAGCGGTTGCCGGTCTCGATGGTGATGTGGCCGCCATCGGGCATCGCGTCGCGTGCGTTGATGCAGAGATTGAGGAGCGCGTTTTCGAGCTGGGATGCATCGACCAGCGCGTTCCACAGGTCCGGCTCGGCGATCACTTCGACCGCGATGCCGGGACCGACCGTGCGCTGGACGAGCTCATGCATGTCGGCGACGAGCCGATTGACGTCGGCCGGTCGCGGGTCCAGCGTCTGGCGTCGGGAAAAGGCCAGCAGCCGATGGGTGAGGGCGGCGGCACGCTTGACGCCGCTCTGCGCAGTCAGGATGTAGCGGTCGACATCCTTGAATTGGCCGTTTAAGGCGCGCAATTGCATCAGCTGTAAGGCCCCGGAGATGCCTGCCAAAAGATTGTTGAAATCATGCGCCAGGCCGCCGGTCAGCTGGCCGACCGCTTCCATTTTCTGTGATTGGCGCAACGCTTCCTGCGTTTCGACGAGCTTCGCGGTGCGCTCGTTCACACGCTGCTCCAGGCTCGCATTCAGGTCGCGCAGCTCGGCGGCGACCCTGTCGCGTTCCGCTTCCACGCCGCGTCGCGCAGTGATATCGATTAACACGCCCGGGAACCGGTCCGGGTTGCCGTCGCCGTCGCGCTCGACCCGGCCGTTGGCCTCTACCCAGTAATGGATGCCGTCGTGGCGGCGCACCCGGTATTGATGCATATAGGTGCCGCCATGCTGCACCGCATTGGCGACCGCCTCCCTGAGAGCGGCCCTGTCGTCCGGATGAACGGCGTCCATCACCGGCTCCAGGCTGATTCCCCGGTGGCCGAGCGCCGGATCCAGTCCGAACGCGCTGGCAAAGCCTTCATCGATGGAAAACTGGTTGGTCTTGATATCCCAGACCCAGGTGCCGACGATGGCTCCGGCCGCCAGGGCGAGCTGCACGCGTTCGGCGTTGGCGCGCGCCGCGACGGCGTGCGAACGCATGTCGTCGTCCGCTTGCTTGCGCTTGGTGATGTCGACCGTGGTTCCTGAAAAGCGGACCGGCCTGCCATGTTCGTCGTAGATGAGCTTGCCTTTGCACTCGACCCAGCGCAACGCCTCGCCAGGGATGGCAAGACGATATTCCACCAGGAAGTCGGTGCCGCGTACGAAGGTGTCGCGAATGTCTTCGCGCAGCCCGGGCAGGTCCTCGACGACCACGAACTCCTGGTATTGCTCCATGGTCAAGCCTGCTGCTGTCCTTTCCCTGTCGAGCCCGTACAGCCTCGCGAAGTTGGCGTCTCCATGCAGCAGGTCGGTGTCGACCATCCAGTCCCACAGGCCGACGACGCCAGACGCCGATAGGGCCAGTTCCAGTCGTTCATTGGCCGTGCGAAGACGGGATCGTTCTCGTTGAAGCGCTTCGATCTCCTCTTGCATGGCGGCAACGGAGCAGGGAAGGGCAGGAATGTGTTGGTAAAGCATGGAAAAATGGCTGGCCAGAACAAGCCCCTACTCTACACCTGCCGCCCTGTTTGCAGCGGACATCCGGGAAGCGTTGTTGGCTACGCGCATCGTGCCTGGCCCAGCGGAAGACGCGAGCGCCATCCCGCGGCCCGGGAAGGCCGGCCGCGCGGCATGGGACGCAGGGCTAGCGAAGCCGGGTTCCCGTCGTCGCCACCTTGCGCAACTGCGCCAGCTTGGCCGAGTACACCTCGCGCATCTCCCCCCGCGTGCTGTGATCGACCGCCAGCGCGATATGCTCGCGCGCATCGCCCAGGCGCCCGAGCTTGAGGTGCGCAATCCCCAGCCAGAACCTGAACTCGTCGTTGTACGGCGCCCGTTTCACCTCGCGTGCGAAGAGCGCCACGGCCGCGTCGAAGTCGCCGGCCTTGAGCGCCACCATGCCCTGGTCGAAATAGTGATACGGCGGCGTCGGCTCGATCGAGGCGATCCGTTTGGCCAGCGCCTGCGCCTCCTGCGGCCGGCCCAGCGTCAGCAGCAGCGGCTCCAGGTTGCGCAGCACCGACAGGTTCTCGGGCTCGCGCGCCAGCGCGGCCTGGAAGGCGCGCTCGGCCAGCGCCAGCTCGCCGTGGCGGTGGTAGATCACGGCCAGGGTATTGAGCGTGGTCGCCGTACCCGGACGCGCCGCCACCGCCGCGCGCGCCCACCAGTAGGCATCAATGATGCGGCCCTGTATCAGCGCTTCGGCGGCGCGGTTGTTCAGGTAGAGGGCGACGACGTCTTCTTCTTCCAGCTCGCGGGTGCGCAGGCTCGCGGCTTCGTCGCGCGGGATGAAATCGACCACCAGCACCCGTTCGGGGTCGTAGCCGCGCAGGACGTCGGAAGCATGCTGTCCCAGGCTGATGTTGATGTGGGCGCTCGACAGGTAGATGCCGTCGGTGCGGCTCCAGCTGTCCGCCACCTCCACGCTCCGGAAGCGCACCGGCATCCCGAGTTCCTTCGCGAAGGCGGCCGTCATGACGACCAGCGACAGGCAGTTGCCCTTGCGCGCCTGATACGTTTCGCTGGCGGTGCGCGTGATGCGCGATTCGTATTCCAGCTTCAGGTCGGTCTTGCTGTACAGCGCGTCCACCAGGCCATGGCGCATGCCCTTGGCGCGCAGGCGCTGGGTGAAGGCGGCGCTGTGCAGGTAGTCGCGCATCGCGGGGCTGAGCGTGAACAGCTCTTTCGCGCCGACCGCTTCGGACGGCGGCGCGAAGCGCTCATCGGCGAACAGCGCGGTTGGCGGGGAGGAGGGGACGGTGCTGGCGCAGCCGCCCAGCAGCAAGGACAGCGACAGCAGTCCGGTCACGAGGCGCTTCATGTCTCCTCCCTGTACGCGCGGGTATTTACATTCCAGTATCCGCTCGCCTCAGGCAGAAGTCAAAGAGGATCAATCCTCGTGGAAGGCTTCCAGCAATTCGTCCAGGATCTCGCCGGTTTCCTCGCTCGATAAACCGAGATAGGCGCAGGCCGCGGCGCCGCCCTTGCTCCACTCGTTCGACTCGGCGTGGCCCTGGTAGCGGCAGATCGCGCTCTCGGCCAGCAGCGACAGCGCGACCAGCGAGCGGACCGGCGAGGCCGTCGACACGTCGTCGATCACGGCGTAGTCGTGGTGGTGCAGGATGGCCCACGACACGTGGTCCGACAGGCCCCAGTTACGCGCCAGCAGGCAGCCGACGGCGGCGTGGCTGGTGTCATGGCGTTCGACTTCGAGCGCGGTGAAGGGGCGGACCGCTTCGAGCGAGGCCGCGCCATAGGTGACGTTGTAATCCTTGAAACGCTCCATCAGCAGCGGCACGCCGGTATCGCAGAACAGGCCGAAGGTGTGGGCCACGTCCGCTTCGCCCATGCGCAGGCGGCGCGACAGGAACACCATCGCCTGCGCGCGGCGGGTGGAGATATCCCAGAAGCTGGCCAGGGCCGCGCTGTTGGCGGGAATCGCCTGGCGCGCCAGCAGGCCGGTCATCATCGCAGCCACCTGGTTAATGCCGAGGAAC
It includes:
- a CDS encoding tyrosine-type recombinase/integrase; translated protein: MITLWKANELPKDDPLFKFALPEGFPFLVVESDESIEIQEHVLLYLHEKFVRGKGRRGWKKNTAEAYAYDLRDWFAFLEVCEDESDENGKVGKAWDAATEDDYIDYRDALQDAVSPHTRRYLSHSTIRRRQSTVENFYKEAQKQNWYVGAFLKTSEFKKGRIRPADRDAMVHLRAGRDTTHEVSPYAEEIGETGVVHPLNTAEWRAIQRELGLLPSESEENLRSSRDRLACELALTTGLRVDEAASLTVHHILKLNTDYLLLSEEDREYGCLKLYITKTKRLKPRNVLIPCYLIPELVRYIDGERKAAVSAGKAYSANHGKKYKEPNSLFVNHAYPVQYAGNAIQPTSLSHAFRQACKAAGVMKTVQEIHALEDNDGGETKVSVLRRAAAHCYHDLRHTFAVTKYFDEVGNGNLEPWLLIKELLGHSSVETTRDIYLKVVTVEEKARAGKISYRAKQRIGGNND
- a CDS encoding DNA-deoxyinosine glycosylase: MGARAAEHFSSLINPRNQFWRLLAALTNEDMLAVPYATRIDLLRKHHIGLWDVLGECERQGSLDSAIRKPAANDFERLRHRCPELAVVGFNGQAAGKFAPQFAAQGYRTVVLPSSSPAHAALSFESKLPHWQQLLRHA
- a CDS encoding PAS domain-containing hybrid sensor histidine kinase/response regulator, whose product is MLYQHIPALPCSVAAMQEEIEALQRERSRLRTANERLELALSASGVVGLWDWMVDTDLLHGDANFARLYGLDRERTAAGLTMEQYQEFVVVEDLPGLREDIRDTFVRGTDFLVEYRLAIPGEALRWVECKGKLIYDEHGRPVRFSGTTVDITKRKQADDDMRSHAVAARANAERVQLALAAGAIVGTWVWDIKTNQFSIDEGFASAFGLDPALGHRGISLEPVMDAVHPDDRAALREAVANAVQHGGTYMHQYRVRRHDGIHYWVEANGRVERDGDGNPDRFPGVLIDITARRGVEAERDRVAAELRDLNASLEQRVNERTAKLVETQEALRQSQKMEAVGQLTGGLAHDFNNLLAGISGALQLMQLRALNGQFKDVDRYILTAQSGVKRAAALTHRLLAFSRRQTLDPRPADVNRLVADMHELVQRTVGPGIAVEVIAEPDLWNALVDASQLENALLNLCINARDAMPDGGHITIETGNRWLDERAAQLHDIPPGAYLALQVSDAGVGMAPDILDKAFEPFFTTKPVGEGTGLGLSMVYGFAKQSGGQVHISSAPGAGTTVSIYLPRHVGEVSTEQEKTAALPPAAVATHRHVLIVDDEPMIRMLVAETIVDLGYTALEAGDSATGLKILQSDVPIDLLVSDVGLPGGLNGRQMADAGRQTRPDLKVLFITGYAENAAVGNGHLMAGMQVVTKPFDMQALASRIRALVESQDQAPA
- a CDS encoding tetratricopeptide repeat protein — its product is MKRLVTGLLSLSLLLGGCASTVPSSPPTALFADERFAPPSEAVGAKELFTLSPAMRDYLHSAAFTQRLRAKGMRHGLVDALYSKTDLKLEYESRITRTASETYQARKGNCLSLVVMTAAFAKELGMPVRFRSVEVADSWSRTDGIYLSSAHINISLGQHASDVLRGYDPERVLVVDFIPRDEAASLRTRELEEEDVVALYLNNRAAEALIQGRIIDAYWWARAAVAARPGTATTLNTLAVIYHRHGELALAERAFQAALAREPENLSVLRNLEPLLLTLGRPQEAQALAKRIASIEPTPPYHYFDQGMVALKAGDFDAAVALFAREVKRAPYNDEFRFWLGIAHLKLGRLGDAREHIALAVDHSTRGEMREVYSAKLAQLRKVATTGTRLR
- a CDS encoding HDOD domain-containing protein, whose protein sequence is MNTVVEPIPQIDQVDALIKSIRIPPRPSLLADLQRELAAEDPSLDAIGKIVASDVGMSGALLKLANSAIYGGRRKAKSIEQAILFLGINQVAAMMTGLLARQAIPANSAALASFWDISTRRAQAMVFLSRRLRMGEADVAHTFGLFCDTGVPLLMERFKDYNVTYGAASLEAVRPFTALEVERHDTSHAAVGCLLARNWGLSDHVSWAILHHHDYAVIDDVSTASPVRSLVALSLLAESAICRYQGHAESNEWSKGGAAACAYLGLSSEETGEILDELLEAFHED